Proteins from one Flammeovirgaceae bacterium genomic window:
- the mqo gene encoding malate dehydrogenase (quinone), protein MTLTIKPITQKTDVVLMGAGIMSATLGMLLKELDPDITIQVFERLDRAGTESSDAWNNAGTGHSAFCELNYTPQKEDGTIDISKAIKIATSFEQSKEFWAYLVGKGYIKPAEFITRVPHMSLVWGDENVAFLEKRHAMMKESPLFKDMAFTRDRGLMEEWAPLVMRGRKSTQSVAATRMNIGTDVNFGNLTRGMMARLEKMPGVTVHYNVEALDLDPDGKGGWDVFVRNLLSMQKGRCNARFVFIGAGGATLHLLKRAEIEERKGYGGFPVSGLWLRCLNDELIAKHHAKVYGKASVGAPPMSVPHIDTRMIDGKKQLLFGPFAGFSTKFLKNGSLLDLPKSIGPDNAIPMIFAGLHNMPLTKYLIEQVRQAPEERHAALREYVPFTKQDDWELLEAGQRVQVIKKDKKEGGILEFGTEVVVSKDGTVAALLGASPGASTSVAIMLDLIVKCFGKEGQADRWQAKLKEMVPSFGVSLAANEGQLRESRARTASVLELHV, encoded by the coding sequence ATGACACTGACCATTAAGCCCATAACCCAAAAAACCGATGTGGTATTGATGGGTGCCGGCATCATGAGCGCCACGCTCGGGATGCTGCTGAAAGAACTCGATCCTGACATCACCATTCAGGTCTTTGAACGCCTCGACAGGGCCGGCACGGAAAGCTCCGATGCGTGGAACAATGCAGGCACCGGCCATTCGGCTTTTTGTGAACTCAACTATACGCCACAAAAAGAGGATGGCACCATCGATATTTCTAAGGCAATAAAAATTGCCACGTCCTTTGAGCAGTCAAAGGAATTTTGGGCCTACCTGGTGGGGAAAGGGTACATCAAGCCTGCTGAATTTATTACCCGGGTACCGCACATGAGTTTGGTGTGGGGCGATGAAAATGTGGCCTTCCTGGAAAAAAGGCACGCCATGATGAAGGAAAGCCCGCTCTTTAAAGACATGGCCTTCACCCGCGACAGGGGGCTGATGGAAGAGTGGGCGCCCCTGGTGATGCGTGGGCGCAAAAGCACCCAGTCCGTGGCGGCCACGCGTATGAACATCGGCACGGATGTGAATTTTGGAAACCTGACGAGGGGCATGATGGCCCGACTGGAAAAAATGCCCGGGGTCACCGTCCATTATAACGTGGAAGCCCTCGACCTGGACCCGGATGGCAAAGGGGGGTGGGACGTGTTTGTGAGGAACTTGCTGAGCATGCAGAAAGGCAGGTGCAATGCCAGGTTCGTGTTCATAGGGGCGGGAGGGGCCACCCTGCATTTGTTGAAGCGTGCCGAGATCGAGGAACGCAAAGGGTATGGGGGCTTTCCGGTGAGCGGGTTGTGGCTGCGGTGCCTCAATGACGAACTGATTGCCAAACACCATGCGAAGGTGTATGGAAAAGCCTCGGTAGGCGCCCCGCCCATGTCGGTGCCGCACATCGACACACGCATGATCGATGGGAAAAAGCAATTGCTGTTCGGGCCTTTTGCCGGCTTCTCCACAAAATTTTTGAAGAATGGCTCGCTGTTGGATTTGCCAAAGTCCATCGGCCCCGATAACGCCATCCCTATGATCTTTGCAGGACTGCACAACATGCCCCTTACAAAATACCTGATCGAGCAGGTGCGGCAGGCCCCGGAAGAACGGCACGCGGCCTTGCGGGAGTACGTGCCCTTCACCAAACAGGACGACTGGGAATTGCTGGAAGCAGGACAGCGTGTGCAGGTGATCAAAAAAGACAAAAAGGAAGGGGGCATACTGGAGTTCGGCACGGAGGTGGTGGTTTCAAAGGACGGAACGGTGGCCGCTTTGTTGGGTGCCTCACCGGGAGCCTCCACTTCGGTGGCCATCATGCTGGACCTGATCGTCAAATGTTTTGGAAAGGAAGGCCAGGCGGATAGGTGGCAGGCCAAATTGAAGGAAATGGTCCCCTCATTTGGTGTTTCCCTGGCCGCCAACGAAGGGCAGTTGAGGGAAAGCAGGGCTCGGACCGCATCGGTTTTGGAACTGCATGTATAA
- the aroF gene encoding 3-deoxy-7-phosphoheptulonate synthase, giving the protein MIIQLEGSATAEEKEKINRAVAALGYKTTAVKTQVAEYVIGIGKKDFDIRQVGSLPGIADIHRVSDDYKLVSRKWKVNRTVIGLGDGVEIGNGALSLMAGPCSIESEAQMEATIAHLVANKVSVMRGGVFKPRSSPYSFRGLGAEGLKVWASLARAAGIKIISEVMQVSQVREMYDYVDIFQVGARNTQNFNLLDELGRVDKPVMIKRGISGTLDELLSSAEYVFSGGNEKLILCERGIRTYERASRNTMDVNAIPILKEKTHLPVIADPSHGVGLREYVEPVALACIMAGADGIIYETHKEPEKAFSDGRQTLDFSESQRLVERARKVFELRENLR; this is encoded by the coding sequence ATGATCATTCAACTGGAGGGGTCGGCAACGGCCGAAGAAAAGGAAAAAATAAACCGTGCGGTAGCGGCCCTGGGCTATAAGACCACAGCGGTAAAGACCCAGGTGGCGGAATACGTCATTGGGATAGGGAAAAAGGATTTTGACATTCGCCAGGTCGGCAGCCTGCCCGGCATTGCAGACATCCACCGGGTGTCGGACGATTATAAGCTGGTGTCAAGGAAATGGAAAGTAAACCGCACGGTGATTGGCTTGGGCGATGGGGTGGAAATAGGCAATGGTGCATTGTCCCTAATGGCCGGGCCGTGTTCCATTGAGTCGGAAGCACAAATGGAAGCCACGATTGCCCACCTGGTGGCAAACAAGGTATCGGTCATGCGCGGGGGCGTGTTCAAGCCGCGAAGCTCCCCCTATTCCTTCCGCGGGCTGGGGGCGGAAGGCCTGAAGGTGTGGGCATCGCTGGCCCGTGCCGCTGGGATTAAAATCATCAGCGAGGTGATGCAGGTAAGCCAGGTAAGGGAAATGTACGACTATGTGGACATCTTTCAGGTGGGCGCGCGCAACACGCAAAACTTCAACCTGCTGGACGAACTGGGCCGGGTTGACAAGCCGGTGATGATCAAACGCGGCATCTCGGGCACCCTGGACGAGCTCTTGTCCTCTGCCGAATATGTTTTCAGTGGGGGCAATGAAAAATTGATCTTGTGCGAACGGGGCATCCGCACCTATGAAAGGGCCAGCCGTAATACCATGGACGTGAATGCCATTCCGATACTAAAGGAAAAAACCCATTTGCCGGTGATAGCGGACCCCTCGCATGGCGTGGGCCTGCGCGAATATGTGGAGCCGGTGGCACTGGCCTGCATCATGGCAGGTGCCGATGGCATTATTTATGAAACCCATAAGGAACCGGAAAAAGCCTTTAGCGATGGCCGGCAAACACTTGATTTCAGCGAGTCGCAGCGCCTGGTGGAAAGGGCGAGGAAAGTGTTTGAACTAAGGGAAAACTTAAGGTAG
- a CDS encoding cytochrome c: MFRFSHSVFLFSSVMATLGSCTGGKNEPPPAEVPPFRAEVPLAQSPADYIVQLGCLNCHGGATSPNLLKTRAPGLSQAGHRYRPEYIFDYLLNPRKVRNHIGLSRMPDFGFDEKEALALTLYLSGKGPAPAIRFPDFSGEGNARLGEKEFGALACGSCHSAGGQGHNVISDLSWVGSKLNPEWLRQFIAAPAEFQNGQSLMPALLYHYNEDSTALAPSVEGANEKIRDLSAYLLSLRSPRQDELVDRYESVKKANPAISAALGLKIFRAQNCAGCHQSGTEGTWRTVVAPGLQGIPSRIDKQWLARYLQKPHAVRPFGFYPGSGSRMPDFNLTETEADSLVKYIYGEGEGKTKIRMEAPSRFVSGKIKTFLDEKLPCLGCHSLDGKGGKVAPDLANAATRLNPDYMALMVSSPATAMPGTIMPKVSMPQALRDQLIGYLLYHKDTVVTGKYLSLVDHPITLPGDNISVENIYATRCAICHGPTGRGDGFNARYLPTRPTVHADSSYMSTRADDTLFDGIYAGGYILNKSHLMPDWGNALSNDEIKGLVAYIRTLCHCSPPKWSTDNKTMK, encoded by the coding sequence ATGTTCAGGTTTTCGCACAGTGTTTTTTTGTTTTCTTCCGTCATGGCCACACTGGGGTCGTGCACAGGTGGGAAAAATGAACCACCTCCTGCCGAAGTGCCCCCGTTCAGGGCGGAAGTGCCATTGGCACAAAGCCCTGCGGACTATATTGTCCAGTTGGGATGCCTCAATTGCCACGGGGGCGCCACTTCGCCCAACCTGCTGAAAACCAGGGCCCCCGGCCTGTCACAGGCAGGGCACCGGTACCGGCCGGAATACATCTTCGACTACCTGCTAAACCCGCGCAAGGTGCGGAACCATATCGGCTTGTCGCGCATGCCCGATTTTGGATTTGATGAAAAGGAGGCGTTGGCGTTGACGCTTTACCTGTCGGGCAAAGGACCCGCACCGGCCATACGGTTTCCGGATTTTTCGGGTGAAGGCAACGCAAGGCTGGGGGAAAAAGAATTTGGGGCACTGGCATGCGGCTCCTGTCATAGTGCCGGGGGACAGGGGCACAACGTGATATCCGACTTGTCCTGGGTGGGCAGCAAACTCAACCCGGAGTGGCTGCGGCAGTTTATTGCGGCACCTGCCGAATTTCAAAACGGGCAAAGCCTGATGCCGGCCCTGCTCTACCATTATAACGAAGACAGCACCGCACTCGCCCCGTCCGTGGAAGGGGCCAATGAAAAAATAAGGGATTTGAGCGCCTACCTGCTCTCCCTGCGCTCGCCCCGGCAGGACGAACTGGTGGACCGGTATGAATCCGTTAAAAAAGCCAACCCGGCCATTTCCGCTGCCCTGGGCTTGAAAATTTTCCGCGCCCAGAATTGTGCCGGGTGCCATCAATCCGGTACCGAGGGAACGTGGAGGACAGTAGTGGCGCCCGGCCTGCAAGGCATCCCTTCCAGGATCGACAAGCAATGGCTGGCAAGGTACTTGCAAAAACCACATGCCGTAAGGCCGTTTGGTTTTTATCCGGGGTCGGGAAGCCGGATGCCGGATTTTAACCTTACGGAAACGGAGGCCGATAGCCTTGTGAAGTATATTTATGGGGAAGGGGAAGGCAAAACAAAAATCCGCATGGAAGCGCCTTCCCGGTTTGTGTCCGGTAAAATAAAAACTTTTTTGGATGAAAAACTACCCTGCCTGGGATGCCATTCCCTGGACGGAAAAGGGGGGAAGGTGGCGCCCGACCTGGCCAATGCCGCCACGCGCCTCAACCCGGATTACATGGCTTTGATGGTGTCGTCCCCTGCCACGGCCATGCCGGGCACCATTATGCCAAAGGTATCCATGCCTCAGGCATTGCGCGATCAGCTTATTGGCTACCTGCTTTACCACAAAGATACGGTTGTCACCGGCAAGTACCTCTCCCTTGTGGACCATCCCATCACCTTGCCTGGTGACAATATAAGCGTTGAAAACATTTATGCCACCCGGTGCGCCATTTGCCATGGGCCAACGGGCAGGGGTGACGGGTTCAACGCGAGGTACCTGCCTACCCGGCCCACCGTTCATGCGGACAGTTCCTACATGTCCACACGGGCCGATGACACGCTGTTCGATGGCATATATGCAGGCGGCTATATCCTGAACAAAAGCCACCTGATGCCGGATTGGGGAAATGCGCTAAGCAATGATGAAATTAAAGGCCTGGTGGCCTACATCCGTACGTTGTGCCATTGCAGTCCGCCAAAGTGGTCTACCGATAACAAAACGATGAAGTAA
- a CDS encoding tetratricopeptide repeat protein, giving the protein MGKKKARKTKAGAPPTKGKPKAGAAPAKMSIKRMLIITAIMLAAIFGIFYFVDFSTPDEQARPATSGRKPFPVMPANETVPVAFEDFVGAEACASCHSGIYDTWKKSTHGQAGGSPKDVKILGEFDGKPRRFKDAVLTPYRAENGDYMFNLKTDDLPEQTYRVDEVVGGGHMIGGGTQTYFTYFPDGTLRMLPFDFVRDEKVWFGETSKGQGWVPITPDRVIDKESEWFPSRLLGTHLDRQNCQECHGSQIEAKFALDKKIYTTRFNTLAINCESCHGPGKEHLRIVSGPDWKEKPSLGLKPLDTFDKDGSLGVCFKCHSLKNVLQPGYLPGDDLEEYYAVKFPILGFRKENPYYPDGRVNGFAYQLNHLASDCYINGSMTCVSCHDPHGQTYRDTNGQVLASPFDNGQCTSCHASKAIDPTAHSFHKIGSEGNQCVSCHMPYLQHQAMGKNLRFARSDHTIPIPRPAFDAALGIEGACIQCHGDKSVEFLQDKVNEWYGEVKPHNDMVGRLLKFDPSMSLYEAGEVLLPDSTNHVLGQMAGLSEFAFGYLKPEMKDIDEASINRIKNYIESNDIDVQSVAMAGLHLARDGDDEVHNLLVGKLEEMEEGRRRKVMKRWSAALPIMAKKFEQQGDYKDAIETYRKSLEIMPHNIGVMINMAVAYSAIGQEAAANQVLDRAIKLNPNHYDAWLNKGNVLLKGNQNEKALEAYRRANSINPWIGSAYFNIGNYYYKTNNMNEAIVWYRKAVEREPNMPLGYLFLARAYIKVQDYKNAYSSVKSGLRLDPSDKAGNQMLADLNAYFARNN; this is encoded by the coding sequence ATGGGGAAGAAGAAGGCACGCAAAACAAAAGCGGGCGCTCCGCCCACCAAGGGAAAGCCTAAGGCCGGTGCCGCGCCTGCTAAAATGTCCATAAAAAGGATGCTGATAATTACAGCCATAATGCTGGCCGCCATTTTTGGCATATTTTATTTTGTGGATTTTTCAACCCCTGACGAACAGGCACGCCCTGCAACCTCCGGAAGGAAACCTTTCCCCGTCATGCCTGCCAATGAAACGGTGCCGGTGGCGTTCGAAGACTTTGTGGGGGCGGAGGCTTGTGCTTCCTGCCATTCCGGTATTTATGATACATGGAAGAAGTCCACGCATGGCCAGGCGGGCGGCTCCCCCAAAGACGTGAAAATACTGGGGGAGTTTGACGGCAAGCCCAGGAGGTTTAAGGATGCCGTGCTTACCCCGTACAGGGCGGAAAATGGCGACTACATGTTTAACCTAAAAACGGACGACCTGCCTGAACAAACCTATAGGGTGGATGAAGTAGTGGGGGGCGGCCATATGATCGGGGGGGGCACGCAAACCTACTTTACCTATTTTCCGGATGGCACGCTGAGGATGCTGCCCTTTGATTTTGTGAGGGACGAAAAAGTTTGGTTTGGGGAAACAAGCAAGGGGCAGGGCTGGGTGCCCATTACCCCCGACCGGGTCATAGACAAGGAAAGCGAATGGTTCCCTTCCCGCCTTTTGGGCACCCACCTCGACAGGCAAAATTGCCAGGAATGCCATGGCAGCCAGATCGAAGCCAAATTTGCGCTGGACAAAAAAATATACACCACCCGGTTCAACACCCTGGCCATCAACTGTGAGTCGTGCCACGGCCCTGGCAAGGAGCACCTGCGGATCGTGTCGGGACCGGACTGGAAGGAAAAACCCTCGCTCGGGCTCAAGCCCCTGGATACTTTTGACAAGGATGGTTCTTTGGGGGTGTGCTTTAAGTGCCATTCCCTCAAAAACGTGCTGCAGCCGGGTTACCTGCCGGGCGATGACCTGGAAGAATATTATGCGGTGAAATTCCCTATCCTGGGCTTTAGGAAGGAAAACCCTTATTACCCCGATGGGCGTGTCAACGGGTTTGCCTATCAGCTCAACCACCTGGCCAGCGATTGTTACATCAATGGGTCCATGACCTGCGTGAGCTGCCACGACCCGCACGGGCAAACCTACCGCGATACCAACGGGCAGGTATTGGCCAGCCCGTTTGACAACGGCCAATGTACTTCATGCCATGCCAGCAAGGCCATCGACCCTACTGCGCACTCCTTTCATAAAATAGGTTCCGAAGGCAACCAATGTGTCTCCTGCCACATGCCTTACCTGCAACACCAGGCCATGGGGAAAAACCTGAGGTTTGCAAGGTCTGACCACACCATTCCCATTCCGCGCCCGGCATTCGATGCCGCCCTGGGGATCGAGGGTGCCTGCATCCAATGCCATGGCGACAAAAGCGTGGAATTTTTGCAGGACAAAGTCAACGAGTGGTACGGTGAGGTCAAGCCCCACAATGACATGGTGGGGCGCCTGTTGAAGTTCGACCCCAGCATGAGCCTTTACGAGGCGGGCGAGGTGCTGCTCCCCGACTCTACCAACCATGTGCTGGGCCAAATGGCAGGCCTCAGCGAATTTGCCTTTGGTTATTTAAAACCGGAAATGAAGGATATTGACGAAGCCTCGATAAACAGGATTAAAAATTATATAGAGAGCAACGACATTGACGTGCAATCGGTGGCCATGGCAGGCCTTCACCTGGCAAGGGATGGCGATGACGAGGTGCACAACCTGCTGGTGGGCAAACTGGAAGAAATGGAAGAAGGCAGGCGCAGGAAGGTGATGAAACGGTGGTCGGCAGCACTCCCCATCATGGCAAAAAAATTTGAGCAGCAGGGGGACTATAAAGATGCCATTGAGACCTATCGCAAAAGCCTGGAAATAATGCCGCATAACATTGGCGTTATGATCAATATGGCCGTGGCCTATTCGGCAATAGGCCAGGAGGCTGCCGCCAACCAGGTCCTCGACAGGGCCATTAAGTTGAACCCCAACCACTACGATGCCTGGCTGAACAAGGGCAATGTTTTACTGAAAGGCAACCAAAACGAAAAAGCCCTGGAGGCCTACAGGCGGGCAAACAGCATTAACCCATGGATAGGATCGGCCTACTTTAACATTGGAAATTATTATTATAAGACCAACAACATGAACGAGGCGATCGTGTGGTACAGAAAGGCCGTGGAAAGGGAACCCAATATGCCCTTGGGGTACCTGTTCCTCGCCCGCGCGTACATAAAGGTCCAGGATTATAAAAACGCCTATTCTTCCGTGAAGTCAGGGCTGAGGTTGGACCCTTCCGACAAGGCCGGCAACCAGATGTTGGCGGATTTGAATGCCTACTTTGCCAGGAACAATTGA
- a CDS encoding tryptophan synthase subunit alpha: MESTAKKANRINMLFKQGRKGLLSVYYTAGFPAIDDTVRIGKLLEEGGADILEIGIPFSDPVADGPVIQASNKVALENGMTLRLLLEQVGTLRDRVRLPIILMGYLNPIYRFGMEAFCQAASEAGVDGLIVPDLPMQEYQENHRHLFERYGLLNIFLISPTTSEERIMAIDNNSQGFVYAVSSSSITGAKKGFNEAQREYFKKLHGMKLKNPLLIGFGVSNSETFGTACQYSEGAIVGSAFISMVGESKDLEKDIPVFIDSLKGKNP; this comes from the coding sequence ATGGAATCAACAGCGAAGAAGGCGAACAGGATCAACATGCTTTTTAAGCAAGGCCGGAAAGGGTTGTTGTCGGTTTACTATACGGCCGGCTTCCCGGCAATTGACGATACCGTGCGCATCGGCAAACTATTGGAGGAGGGTGGCGCGGATATCCTGGAAATAGGGATTCCCTTTTCCGACCCTGTGGCGGATGGGCCTGTCATCCAGGCAAGCAATAAAGTGGCACTGGAAAATGGGATGACGCTGCGCCTGCTGTTGGAACAGGTGGGCACGCTGAGGGACCGGGTGCGCCTCCCCATCATTCTTATGGGGTACCTCAACCCTATCTACCGGTTTGGCATGGAGGCCTTCTGCCAGGCGGCATCGGAAGCCGGGGTGGATGGCTTGATCGTCCCCGACCTCCCCATGCAGGAGTACCAGGAAAACCACCGGCACCTTTTTGAGCGGTATGGGTTGTTGAATATTTTTTTGATATCGCCCACGACTTCCGAAGAACGGATTATGGCAATAGACAACAATTCGCAGGGGTTTGTTTATGCCGTGTCATCGTCATCCATTACTGGGGCAAAAAAAGGTTTTAACGAAGCCCAACGGGAATATTTTAAAAAGCTGCACGGGATGAAATTGAAAAACCCGTTGCTCATTGGCTTCGGGGTTTCCAACAGCGAAACGTTCGGCACCGCCTGCCAATACAGCGAGGGGGCCATCGTGGGGAGCGCGTTCATCTCCATGGTGGGGGAAAGCAAAGACCTGGAAAAGGACATCCCGGTGTTCATCGATTCTTTAAAAGGAAAAAACCCATGA
- a CDS encoding ArsC family reductase has protein sequence MIIYGIKNCNTVKSALGWLDKKKVAYEFHDFKSKGITTAKLKEWCKQVGWETLVNKKGMTWRKLGDGEKARVTNQKAALDLMASQPSVIKRPVVEVDGKIMAVGFDEEEYKKITR, from the coding sequence ATGATAATCTATGGAATAAAAAATTGCAATACCGTCAAATCCGCGCTCGGGTGGCTGGACAAAAAGAAAGTGGCGTATGAATTCCACGATTTTAAAAGCAAGGGCATCACCACCGCCAAACTTAAGGAATGGTGCAAGCAGGTGGGATGGGAAACCTTGGTGAACAAGAAAGGGATGACCTGGCGCAAACTTGGCGATGGGGAAAAAGCCAGGGTAACCAACCAGAAGGCCGCCCTGGACCTGATGGCCTCACAGCCCAGCGTCATCAAAAGGCCTGTAGTTGAAGTGGACGGAAAAATAATGGCGGTGGGTTTTGACGAGGAAGAATATAAAAAAATAACGCGTTAG
- a CDS encoding RNA-binding transcriptional accessory protein: protein MDNISRIANELGLSPKQVKVTVDLLGAGATLPFIARYRKEMTGSLDEVALAAIRDKHAQLEEVDKRREAILKSIEKQQLLTPELERLIHDAISLTELEDIYLPYKPKRKTRATAAREKGLEPLATLIFEQAVTDLGARVGNYINEGLGVPNEEEALAGARDIIAEWVNENQEARQRIRDLFWKEGTIKASAIKSKVESEGAQKFKDYFDWKEPIGKAPSHRLLAMRRAEKEGFVALDIAPDETRALHLLERQFVKTGSILGEQVAMAVKDSYKRLLKPSLETEVRVGSKMKADAEAIKVFSSNLKELLLASPLGQKRVLALDPGFRTGTKLVCLGGQGELLFDTVIYPNAPQKETTQSGTLIMGLCDRFKVEAIAIGNGTASRETESFVRSLGLPKDIPVVMVNESGASIYSASDVAREEFPDKDITVRGAVSIGRRLMDPLAELVKIDAKSIGVGQYQHDVDQAKLKAGLDDVVMSCVNSVGVEVNTASRDLLSYVSGLGPQLAKSIVEYRNEHGAFKDRKSLAHVPRLGEKAFEQCAGFLRIRDSENPLDASAVHPERYALVGKFAKDLNCTVKDLMTDAELRKKLDLKKYVTGPVGLPTLTDILAELERPGRDPRDQFEPFAFEEGVNEIRDLKAGMVLPGIVTNVTNFGAFVDVGVHQDGLVHISHLGDRFVKDPHSVVTVHQKVRVTVVEVDIPRKRIALSMKSNPFAAPGTPSPREEGRTGPKRAKGKEESLEGKLERLKAKFGKS from the coding sequence ATGGACAACATTTCACGCATAGCCAACGAACTTGGCCTTTCCCCAAAACAGGTGAAGGTAACCGTGGACCTACTGGGTGCGGGGGCCACCCTGCCCTTTATCGCCCGGTACCGAAAAGAAATGACGGGGTCCCTGGACGAGGTGGCCCTGGCGGCCATCCGCGACAAGCACGCCCAACTGGAGGAGGTGGACAAGCGCAGGGAGGCCATCCTCAAGTCCATTGAAAAACAACAACTCCTCACCCCAGAACTGGAAAGGCTCATCCACGATGCCATATCGCTTACCGAACTGGAGGATATTTACCTGCCCTACAAGCCCAAGCGCAAAACACGCGCAACGGCCGCCAGGGAAAAAGGCCTGGAACCACTGGCCACGCTGATCTTTGAGCAAGCCGTTACCGACCTGGGCGCACGGGTGGGCAATTACATCAACGAAGGGCTTGGCGTGCCCAATGAAGAAGAGGCGTTGGCCGGAGCGCGGGACATCATTGCGGAATGGGTAAACGAAAACCAGGAAGCCCGCCAACGCATCAGGGATTTGTTCTGGAAAGAAGGGACGATCAAGGCCAGTGCCATAAAGTCAAAGGTGGAAAGCGAAGGGGCGCAAAAGTTCAAAGACTATTTTGATTGGAAGGAGCCCATCGGCAAAGCCCCTTCCCATCGTTTGCTGGCCATGCGCAGGGCGGAGAAAGAAGGGTTTGTGGCCCTGGACATCGCCCCTGACGAAACGCGTGCCCTCCACCTGTTGGAAAGGCAGTTTGTAAAAACCGGGTCCATCCTGGGGGAGCAAGTTGCCATGGCGGTGAAAGACAGTTACAAGCGGTTGCTGAAGCCATCCCTGGAGACGGAGGTCAGGGTGGGGTCCAAAATGAAGGCAGACGCGGAGGCCATCAAGGTGTTTTCCTCCAACCTGAAAGAGCTCCTGCTGGCTTCCCCCCTGGGGCAAAAGCGGGTGCTGGCCCTTGATCCCGGTTTCCGCACGGGCACCAAGCTGGTGTGCCTGGGAGGGCAAGGCGAGCTCCTGTTTGATACCGTGATCTATCCCAACGCGCCCCAGAAGGAAACCACCCAATCGGGCACCCTGATAATGGGGTTGTGCGACCGGTTCAAAGTGGAGGCCATTGCCATCGGGAACGGTACGGCCAGCCGGGAAACGGAGTCGTTTGTAAGGTCCCTGGGGTTGCCCAAAGATATCCCCGTGGTGATGGTGAACGAAAGCGGGGCTTCCATTTATTCCGCTTCGGACGTGGCGAGGGAAGAATTTCCCGACAAAGACATTACCGTGCGTGGCGCGGTGTCCATTGGGAGGAGGCTAATGGACCCCCTGGCGGAGTTGGTAAAAATAGATGCCAAGTCAATTGGCGTGGGGCAATACCAGCACGATGTGGACCAGGCAAAACTAAAGGCAGGACTGGACGATGTCGTGATGAGCTGCGTGAATTCCGTGGGCGTGGAAGTGAACACGGCCAGCCGCGACCTGCTTTCCTATGTTTCCGGCCTCGGGCCCCAACTGGCCAAAAGCATTGTGGAATACCGCAATGAACACGGGGCGTTCAAAGACAGAAAATCCCTGGCCCACGTGCCCCGCCTGGGGGAAAAGGCTTTTGAACAGTGCGCGGGTTTCCTTCGCATAAGGGACTCGGAAAACCCATTGGATGCCAGTGCCGTGCACCCCGAGCGGTACGCGCTGGTGGGGAAATTTGCCAAAGACCTGAATTGCACCGTCAAAGATTTAATGACCGATGCGGAATTGAGGAAAAAGCTGGATTTGAAAAAATACGTCACCGGGCCGGTGGGGCTGCCTACCCTTACCGACATCCTGGCCGAGCTGGAGAGGCCGGGCAGGGACCCCCGCGACCAATTTGAACCCTTTGCCTTTGAGGAGGGGGTAAACGAAATAAGGGACCTGAAGGCAGGGATGGTGCTGCCGGGGATCGTGACCAATGTGACCAACTTTGGCGCCTTTGTGGACGTGGGCGTCCATCAGGATGGGCTGGTGCACATCAGCCACCTGGGCGACCGGTTTGTCAAAGACCCTCATTCGGTCGTTACCGTGCACCAAAAGGTAAGGGTCACCGTTGTGGAGGTGGACATCCCCCGGAAGCGGATCGCGCTTTCCATGAAAAGCAACCCATTTGCCGCCCCCGGCACCCCGTCCCCCAGGGAGGAGGGCCGCACAGGGCCAAAGCGGGCAAAAGGGAAAGAGGAAAGCCTGGAAGGCAAGCTCGAGCGGTTAAAGGCGAAGTTTGGGAAAAGTTAG